One window from the genome of Raphanus sativus cultivar WK10039 unplaced genomic scaffold, ASM80110v3 Scaffold1790, whole genome shotgun sequence encodes:
- the LOC130504770 gene encoding putative pectate lyase 11, with the protein MVIRLKKELIITSFKTIDGRGSSVHITDGPCIKIHYATNIIIHGINIHDCKPGSGGMIKDGPHHTGWWVPSDGDAVAIFGGKHVWIDHCSFSNCDDGLIDAIHGSTAITISNNHMTHHDKVMLLGHSDSYTQDKNMQVTIAFNHFGEGLVQRMPR; encoded by the exons ATGGTCATTAGGCTCAAGAAAGAACTGATTATCACATCTTTTAAGACGATTGATGGTAGAGGCTCAAGTGTTCACATAACCGATGGACCATGCATCAAGATCCACTATGCAACTAACATCATCATTCATGGAATTAACATCCATGACTGCAAACCAGGATCAG gtGGCATGATAAAAGATGGCCCACATCACACCGGATGGTGGGTCCCATCAGATGGAGACGCAGTGGCTATATTTGGAGGAAAGCATGTGTGGATCGACCATTGCTCGTTCTCCAACTGCGATGACGGTCTCATAGACGCCATACATGGTTCGACGGCTATAACCATATCGAACAACCACATGACGCACCATGACAAGGTCATGCTTTTGGGGCACAGCGATAGCTACACACAGGACAAGAACATGCAAGTCACCATTGCCTTTAATCATTTCGGTGAAGGGCTTGTGCAAAGGATGCCACGGTAA